One genomic region from Henningerozyma blattae CBS 6284 chromosome 2, complete genome encodes:
- the MLC2 gene encoding Mlc2p (similar to Saccharomyces cerevisiae MLC2 (YPR188C); ancestral locus Anc_7.545): protein MEKSRSISFDNLSQDFIEKMKDAFQVIDENGDGSITESDLKKVYNDLGKKVDDKFLSNMLKDGPLSFPEFLTMMGKKTSSFASKTELVECFKAFMPDDGRTTIDQEELIQYLKFAGIEDPSTQFADIFNNFTSYSQTEQKTVFHSQHFIDSITE, encoded by the coding sequence atggaaaaaagtAGATCAATATCCTTTGACAACCTATCACaagattttattgaaaagatGAAGGACGCGTTCCAAGTGATAGATGAAAATGGTGATGGCTCTATTACAGAATCTGATTTAAAGAAAGTTTACAATGACCTCGGGAAGAAAGTGGATGACAAATTTTTAAGTAACATGTTAAAAGATGGGCCTCTGTCATTTCCTGAATTTTTAACGATGATGGGCAAGAAGACCTCATCATTTGCTAGTAAGACAGAACTTGTAGAATGCTTTAAAGCTTTTATGCCAGATGATGGTAGAACTACTATTGACCAAGAAGAGCTTATAcagtatttaaaatttgcaGGGATTGAGGATCCTTCAACCCAATTTGCTgacatttttaataattttacttCATATTCTCAAACAGAACAAAAAACTGTTTTTCATTCGCAACATTTTATCGATAGTATTActgaataa
- the SKI3 gene encoding SKI complex subunit tetratricopeptide repeat protein SKI3 (similar to Saccharomyces cerevisiae SKI3 (YPR189W); ancestral locus Anc_7.546), whose protein sequence is MSDIKQLLKEAKKELAREDYEEAIIISKKVLKKDPNNYFANVFLGKSYSCIQGKTGESLKHYLVAIDSNSSSMLAWKGLFLVLKEPGCIPDNYSFDEYFDLCGKYAECLFQQELPMVDLIHDLRMMKKSNPACLESFLKHLKPGTPLAERLGHHLMTPQTILQELIKLIGNKEQEAIAQLVSRERLKLSTADPLYQIKINSIAWEIYEDSEMDDLYSQLVNITNDDDTRAKLEESWLQYRIKVLKSMPSDIKLEFCSKVKAMVEDMVLVNHESLTAWKYYFEWQDYDDIDNMELELIIKFFKKFPTEPFAMVLYAWVSSNLSKYDVRSILFTDNTDKKNDIQATEEEQEVKEATEDIEAEESMQELMETDDNIPALLEKDVLTALLESISKVQSSALSHRIISKYFLLTNEYEAALSYIKTGISLIAYNIRDLGIPLHNSKLEVTLDLGTVYTYVDAPKNHNAALSLFEKIISEDPGNARAKMGKGIIFMERENWNDANNLLKEVTEEFPDNLEILSELGWSEANLGRLDPALIIFDNVLTKLEGTDIRTTEIRALNTWRKAKTLIFKQMLLDAEKDGMDNVKNSFKLLIQTVKMLDTYAPAFSLLGHIYSIYYLDNARAFKCYNKAFELNPGDIEAAKYMTSKYADNQNWTAAAIVAERLVKSEKAKKGLKRENWPYRVIGISYLEKQQAADSIEWFQSAIRVDDSDVESWVGLGQSYYSCGRIEASIKVFEKPLELSPHHPHALYFKALGLSDVGQFVESIEILEYITDLNPNNEAFKICLAKILVKYATDLFTQGFLMKAIATATKSISIIESLVTQMGCTSQNLWVLLSSALNMYLLVSSQSHEVPLDNLISIFSSIRFSGIEELDDIDEIIFEHLLEDDKGIDNNTIICTLLILSSKYALSSSDFESLSAPLRSSLWYNIGLSELTSYILLNEDKFRDAAIYAFKKSIKFQSNTTSSWIGLGIATMDINYRVSQHCFIKASALEPRDTEIWFNLSMLSLKNNDTTFAKQVLDRTQSIAPQESTPWLGLALLHELEGNRQESSRLFAHAFVLSNGRSKNAQLLYAKNVLENYIGKNYKETDIEAVEQLSTISNGLDQYFKKVPDDPFALQCALLSLERLHMYSLASEYANKLSVILENRFENSQEESELINFAHLKAQLARIELGSGNYTTAAEHAELSLGLLDGQESLISSTSILSNYIVLGLANFFLDKFDETLTYFQKLLEISKESKYVVILISKVLYEVGSADSKEIALEELTEYIGNNGPDISITLTLAVISIIENKKEDLHAILQELYDSPLSDLIVDKQRNIPYLIDKIKRRISKETPESQKLRTMQKMAVLFPNDFKLWESLDKKICQRVSCDGQNKVTAEQLSNAYANVGNLRSIQRSIFLTPWETSNLQSLAGCFV, encoded by the coding sequence ATGTCAGATATAAAACAACTTCTGAAAGAAGCTAAAAAGGAATTGGCAAGAGAAGATTATGAAGAAGCCATTATAATTTCTAagaaagttttaaaaaaagatccCAACAATTATTTTGCCAATGTCTTCCTAGGTAAATCATATTCATGTATTCAAGGTAAAACCGGAGAATCATTGAAACATTACTTAGTTGCCATtgattctaattcttcaagTATGCTTGCTTGGAAAGGTTTATTTCTAGTTTTAAAGGAGCCAGGTTGCATCCCtgataattattcatttgacgaatattttgatttatgtGGAAAGTATGCAGAGTGTCTTTTTCAACAGGAACTACCAATGGTTGATTTAATACACGATCTTCgaatgatgaaaaaaagcAACCCAGCATGTCTAGAATCGTTTCTTAAACACCTCAAACCGGGCACGCCACTGGCTGAAAGATTGGGTCATCATCTCATGACTCCACAAACAATTcttcaagaattaattaaattaatcgGTAATAAAGAACAAGAGGCTATTGCTCAATTGGTGAGTAGAGAACGTTTAAAATTAAGTACTGCAGATCCTTTAtatcaaattaaaattaatagtaTAGCATGGGAGATTTATGAAGATTCCGAAATGGATGACTTATACAGTCAACTTGTAAATATTACTAATGATGACGACACCAGAGctaaattagaagaatcCTGGCTACAATATAGAATTAAAGTTTTGAAATCAATGCCCTCCGATAtcaaattagaattttGCAGTAAAGTAAAGGCTATGGTGGAAGATATGGTTTTGGTTAATCATGAATCTTTAACTGCAtggaaatattattttgaatggCAAGATTATGATGATATAGACAACAtggaattagaattaattattaaattctttaaaaaatttccaaCTGAACCATTTGCCATGGTTTTATATGCATGGGTATCCTCCAATTTATCGAAATATGATGTTCGTAGTATATTGTTCACAGATAATACagataagaaaaatgatataCAGGCAACCGAAGAGGAACAAGAGGTTAAAGAAGCAACTGAGGATATTGAAGCAGAAGAATCTATGCAAGAGCTAATGGAAACTGACGATAATATACCTGCACTATTGGAAAAAGATGTTCTAACTGCCTTACTAGAGTCTATTAGCAAGGTTCAAAGTAGTGCTTTGTCACATAGAATCATTTCAAAGTATTTTCTACTTACAAATGAGTATGAAGCTGCATTATCCTACATTAAGACTGgtatttcattaattgcATATAATATAAGAGATTTGGGTATTCCATTgcataattcaaaattagaAGTTACATTAGATCTTGGTACTGTATATACATATGTGGATGCCCCAAAAAATCATAATGCTGCTTTATCGCTGTtcgaaaaaattatatctgAAGACCCTGGAAATGCTAGGGCAAAAATGGGTAAaggtattatttttatggAAAGGGAAAATTGGAATGACGCTAACAACTTGTTAAAGGAAGTAACAGAAGAATTTCCAGataatttggaaatattgTCTGAATTGGGTTGGAGTGAAGCAAATCTAGGAAGATTAGATCCTgctttgataatttttgataatgTACTAACAAAATTGGAAGGTACGGATATTAGAACAACTGAAATTAGAGCTTTGAATACATGGAGAAAGGCTAAGACTCttatatttaaacaaaTGCTCCTTGATGCAGAAAAAGATGGAATGGATAatgttaaaaattcttttaagCTATTGATACAAACTGTAAAAATGCTAGATACTTATGCACCAGccttttctttattagGACACATATATTCAATATACTATTTGGATAATGCTCGTGCATTTAAATGCTACAATAAGGCTTTTGAACTTAATCCGGGTGATATAGAAGCTGCAAAATATATGACAAGTAAATATGCAGATAATCAAAACTGGACCGCAGCTGCTATTGTTGCAGAAAGATTAGTTAAATCTGAAAAAGCAAAGAAGGGcttaaaaagagaaaattgGCCATATAGGGTTATTGGGATATCTTATTTAGAAAAGCAACAGGCAGCCGATTCAATAGAATGGTTTCAATCAGCAATAAGAGTGGACGATTCTGATGTCGAATCATGGGTTGGTTTAGGACAATCGTATTACTCTTGTGGAAGAATTGAGGCCTCCATCAaagtttttgaaaaacCCCTCGAGCTTTCACCACATCACCCTCAtgctttatattttaaagctCTCGGTCTGTCAGATGTTGGACAGTTTGTAGAGagtattgaaattttggaatataTTACTGATCTTAATCCTAATAATGAAGCATTCAAGATATGTTTAGCCAAAATTTTGGTAAAATATGCCACAGATTTATTCACCCAAGGTTTTTTAATGAAAGCAATTGCTACTGCTACTAAATcaatttctattattgAATCGTTAGTAACTCAAATGGGTTGCACATCACAAAACTTATGGGTATTGCTATCCAGTGCTTTGAATATGTACTTATTAGTCTCTTCTCAATCACATGAAGTTCCATTAGATAATctgatttcaattttttcttcaatacGCTTTTCTGGAATTGAAGAGCTAGATGATATTGATGAGATCATTTTTGAACATCTATTAGAAGATGATAAAGgcattgataataatactattatatGCACATTACTGATATTATCATCCAAATATGCATTATCTTCAAGTGATTTCGAATCATTATCGGCTCCTCTTCGCTCTTCTCTGTGGTATAATATTGGTCTTTCTGAATTAACATCTTATATATTGTTAAATGAAGATAAGTTTAGAGATGCTGCTATATATGCATTCAAAAAGTCTATTAAATTCCAATCTAATACAACATCATCTTGGATAGGTCTCGGTATTGCTACAATGGATATCAATTATAGAGTATCGCAACattgttttattaaagCAAGCGCATTAGAACCTAGAGATACTGAAATTTggtttaatttatcaatgttaagtttgaaaaataatgacaCTACATTTGCGAAGCAAGTACTTGATAGAACTCAGAGCATTGCTCCTCAAGAATCAACTCCATGGTTAGGGTTGGCACTTCTTCATGAACTTGAAGGAAATCGTCAAGAAAGCTCACGGCTATTTGCTCATGCATTTGTTTTATCAAATGGTAGATCTAAAAATGCCCAACTTTTGTATGCAAAGAATgttttagaaaattatattgGTAAAAACTATAAAGAAACCGATATTGAAGCTGTAGAGCAATTATCTACTATTTCAAATGGTTTGGATCAATACTTCAAGAAGGTTCCTGATGATCCATTTGCTTTGCAATGTGCATTATTATCCTTAGAGAGGCTACATATGTATTCTTTAGCTTCAGAATATGCCAACAAATTAAGTGTAATTCTTGAAAATCGATTTGAAAATTCTCAAGAGGAATCTgaattaatcaattttgCACATTTGAAAGCCCAACTTGCTCGTATAGAATTAGGTTCTGGAAATTATACTACTGCAGCAGAGCATGCTGAATTATCTTTGGGTTTACTAGATGGCCAAGAGAGCTTAATAAGTTCAACTAGTATTCTATCaaattatattgttttaGGTCTTGCCAACTTCTTTTTAGATAAATTTGATGAGACTCTAACTTATTTCCAAAAActtttagaaatatctaAAGAATCGAAATATGTGGTAATCTTGATTTCTAAAGTTTTATATGAGGTTGGGAGCGCTGATAGTAAAGAAATTGCATTAGAAGAGCTAACTGAATATATTGGAAATAATGGGCCTGATATCTCAATAACATTAACGCTTGCCGTTATTTCTAtcatagaaaataaaaaagaagatttaCATGCTATCCTTCAAGAACTATATGACTCACCGTTATCTGATTTAATCGTTGATaaacaaagaaatattCCTTACCTAATtgacaaaataaaaagaaggATATCTAAGGAAACTCCAGAGTCCCAGAAATTAAGAACTATGCAAAAAATGGCTGTACTATTCCCCAACGATTTTAAATTGTGGGAATCTTTGGATAAGAAAATATGCCAACGTGTATCATGTGATGGTCAAAACAAGGTGACTGCTGAGCAATTAAGTAATGCCTATGCTAATGTCGGGAACTTAAGAAGCATTCAAAGAAGTATTTTCTTAACACCATGGGAAACTTCTAATTTGCAATCTCTAGCTGGGTGCTTCGTGTAA